Proteins encoded by one window of Carassius carassius chromosome 30, fCarCar2.1, whole genome shotgun sequence:
- the gpatch11 gene encoding G patch domain-containing protein 11, with amino-acid sequence MADEDDDYMSDAFLKQIPDVRPGVPMVKRQKEAMKKEALHKEKNAQNRQKSYREQERESRESALQSSISSQNKGFALLQKMGYKAGQGLGKQGAGRVEPVPLNIKTDRGGIGMEELKKRKADEELQNYRRKVQMKQQGEKKSIEDFRVRKRTEREERQTQGDLRKSQRACEQLDSQKGITVPRDSWYWPEALKEEEEELLEEEETKAEGSDEEEELTPLDKLQFLTSYLRGAHFYCIWCGTAYNDEEDLGSNCPGDTAADHDD; translated from the exons ATggctgatgaagatgatgattacATGTCTGACGCTTTCCTGAAGCAAAT CCCAGATGTTCGTCCTGGTGTACCAATGGTGAAGCGTCAGAAAGAAGCCATGAAAAAAGAGGCTCTACATAAAGAGAAGAATGCACAGAACCGGCAGAAGAGCTAcagagagcaggagagagagagtcGAGAGAGCGCACTGCAGAGCTCCATCAGCAGCCAGAATAAAGGCTTCGCTTTACTGCAGAAGATGGGATATAAAGCAGGACAAGGCCTGGGAAAACAGG GTGCTGGACGCGTTGAGCCTGTTCCTCTGAATATCAAAACAG ACAGAGGCGGCATTGGAATGGAAGAACTCAAGAAGAGGAAAGCAGACGAGGAGCTCCAGAACTACAGGAGAAAAGTGCAAATGAAGCAACAGGGAGAAAAGAAATCAATAGAGGATTTTAG AGTGCGTAAGAGAACTGAAAGAGAGGAGCGTCAAACGCAGGGCGACCTGAGGAAGAGCCAGCGGGCCTGTGAGCAGCTCGACAGCCAGAAG GGCATCACTGTTCCCAGAGACAGCTGGTACTGGCCTGAAGCAttgaaagaggaagaggaggagcttctggaggaggaggagaccaAAGCAGAAGGAAGTGACGAGGAGGAGGAACTCACA CCTTTAGACAAGCTGCAGTTTCTCACCTCGTATCTGCGAGGAGCTCATTTCTACTGTATTTGGTGTGGAACGGCTTATAATG ATGAGGAGGATCTGGGCTCTAACTGTCCTGGTGACACGGCAGCAGACCACGACGACTAG
- the LOC132110374 gene encoding interferon-induced, double-stranded RNA-activated protein kinase-like has product MESLSGNYVSQLNEYQQKTQCTVEYEEGSTDGPSHNKTFTMRAIVNGQRYSEGTGKTKKEAKQNAAKIALNAIKTSQNTEPTTSSSVQNSPNTMTVSQRNYICWLNEYSQKSKLFFKAQESTKMDLGSTHLCTYVCKYVCGEREFPEAYGKNKKDAKEAAATRVYEELNKTEVFDDNSNKAQKSEVVSCSQECVSLSFADESRSVTPDSNYIAILNNYCQKHNRVFDFKLVEKRGPPHNPEFVYKVVMKGKEYPEGQGKSSKEAKQHAAQRAWSEINEHSGWTTQSSEDDSSSQTQETSKSQDALHSSRSSSETPSSSSSVVFKDSSAVSSPVVISPSASPLNVKPKIKLAPNFNLSPNGLARSKEVGPNMNTQNPAKPSGGQTSNQAPKSRFLEDFDSINPIGKGGFGRVFKARRVLESTYYAVKIVKSTKKARREVAALAKFNNANIVRYYTSWVEDMAYRHESSESYSLSDSGSDPGIKFLYIQMEFCEGDTLRAWIDERNSSDVRDPERRTEAAQINRQVLEAVEYIHSKGLIHRDLKPLNIMFSSEGRVKVGDFGLVTTAENNNDEHLLVRTKRTGTRIYMSPEQATQTSYDRKVDIYALGLIYFELIWNLVRDERKKIWDDIRSRDFPLQFSKKYSFEHKLIGRMLNPSPEKRPDASELIRQMDGYTNILNADKDNRTI; this is encoded by the exons ATGGAGTCTCTGTCCGGGAATTACGTTTCTCAGCTGAACGAGTACCAGCAGAAGACTCAGTGCACCGTGGAGTATGAGGAGGGATCCACAGATGGACCGAGTCACAACAAAAC GTTCACTATGAGGGCTATTGTGAATGGACAGCGCTATTCTGAGGGCACTGGGAAAACCAAGAAAGAGGCAAAACAAAACGCAGCCAAGATCGCGCTTAATGCCATAAAAACCTCTCAAAATACTGAACCT ACTACGTCATCATCTGTTCAAAACTCTCCCAACACTATGACCGTGTCTCAGAGGAATTATATTTGCTGGCTTAATGAATATTCACAGAAGAGTAAGTTATTTTTCAAGGCTCAGGAATCCACTAAAATGGATCTAGGAAGCACTCA TTTGTGTACGTATGTCTGTAAGTATGTTTGCGGGGAGAGAGAGTTTCCTGAAGCTTATGGAAAAAATAAGAAGGACGCCAAAGAAGCAGCGGCAACCCGTGTTTACGAAGAGCTGAACAAAACAGAG GTCTTCGATGACAACAGCAATAAAGCACAGAAGTCCGAGGTTGTGTCTTGTAG CCAGGAGTGCGTCAGCTTGAGTTTTGCTGATGAATCTCGAAGCGTCACGCCTGACAGCAACTACATAGCAATTCTCAATAACTACTGCCAGAAACATAATCGTGTGTTTGATTTCAAATTAGTGGAGAAGCGAGGCCCTCCTCACAACCCAGA GTTTGTATATAAGGTTGTCATGAAAGGGAAGGAATATCCTGAAGGACAAGGAAAGAGCTCAAAAGAGGCGAAGCAACATGCTGCTCAGCGCGCTTGGAGTGAAATTAATGAGCATTCTGGATGGACCACACAG AGTTCTGAAGATGACAGCTCTTCACAAACTCAAGAGACATC TAAATCTCAGGATGCATTACACTCCTCAAGAAGCTCGTCTGAAACTCCCAGCTCAAGTTCTTCCGTTGTCTTCAAAGACTCATCTGCGGTCAGTTCTCCTGTGGTCATAAGTCCT AGTGCGAGTCCACTGAATGTGAAGCCGAAAATAAA attAGCACCAAATTTTAATCTGTCACCAAATGGTCTGGCCAGGAGTAAAGAG GTTGGTCCTAACATGAACACACAAAACCCAGCGAAGCCATCTGGAGGACAAACGTCAAACCAAGCTCCAAAGTCGAG GTTTTTAGAAGACTTTGACTCAATAAATCCAATTGGCAAAGGTGGCTTCGGCCGTGTTTTCAAGGCTAGACGAGTACTTGAGAGCACATATTATGCTGTGAAGATAGTGAAGAGCACAAA AAAAGCTCGTCGTGAGGTCGCAGCTCTGGCTAAGTTTAATAACGCTAACATCGTCCGCTACTACACATCTTGGGTGGAGGACATGGCGTACAGACACGAGTCTTCAGAGAGCTACAGCCTCTCAGA TTCTGGCAGTGACCCGGGAATAAAGTTCCTCTACATTCAGATGGAGTTTTGTGAGGGAGACACGCTTCGTGCCTGGATTGATGAAAGAAACTCTTCAGATGTTCGTGACCCAGAGAGGAGGACGGAGGCGGCGCAGATAAACAGACAGGTGTTGGAGGCTGTGGAGTACATTCACTCCAAGGGATTGATCCACAGAGACCTGAAG CCGTTGAACATAATGTTCAGCAGCGAGGGAAGAGTTAAGGTTGGGGACTTCGGCCTCGTGACCACagcagaaaataataatgatgagcATCTGCTGGTACGGACGAAAAGGACAGGAACCCGTATTTACATGAGCCCAGAACAG GCGACTCAAACATCGTATGACAGAAAGGTGGATATATACGCTCTGGGTCTCATTTATTTTGAGCTCATCTGGAATCTCGTCAGAGATGAAAGGAAAAAG ATTTGGGATGATATAAGAAGTAGGGATTTCCCACTACAGTTCTCCAAGAAATATAGCTTTGAG CACAAACTCATAGGCCGGATGTTGAATCCCAGTCCTGAAAAGAGACCAGACGCCTCTGAGCTGatcagacagatggatggatatacTAACATCCTGAATGCAGATAAAGACAACAGGACGATTTAA
- the LOC132110276 gene encoding interferon-induced, double-stranded RNA-activated protein kinase-like, translating into MSAVFCIAQKEEKLKCKKSDGELRFLVSRPTREGRRQQSDSICIKNISDRSKMSEDSEIEKQICDVLRRNGKSNALKIAKEIKLDKPIVNKHLYNLERSKHVVKTDELPPVWDLLEKKKEIKQTLKPEQKPQKTSEEKHVEDLLRSGALKASHIARDLRQSTQTINKQLYSMMQKGRVQKCSVSNLWSLNEEWSEESSSQESDSCLQDSKPGSHSELFEMITELGDGGYGCVYKVKHKIDGKIYALKKVILTRKADSEVKALAQLDHPNIVRYITSWPGPDIWTSNQQRNQVSTRTYLFIQMEFCERGTLTDWIQARNDLKKYRTRVEIHKIFSEIITGVEYIHAKNLIHRDLKPDNILFVADGKVKIGDFGLVAAQTDQNGDPIERSKRKGTPPYMSPEQENKKNYDEKTDIFPLGLIWFEMLWKISTGMERVKLWSDLRNQRFPEGFSDEYSAESTFIMKMLSYSPEDRPHAKDIKRDLQMFFSLEQDLLSQKTV; encoded by the exons ATGTCTGCTGTGTTCTGTATAGCACAAAAGGAAGAAAAACTGAAGTGCAAAAAA TCCGACGGTGAACTGAGATTTTTGGTCTCTAGACCTACTAGAGAAGGTAGAAGACAACAATCTGACAGCATCTGCATTAAAAACATTTCGGACAGAAGCAAAATGTCTGAAGACAGTGAAATAGAGAAACAGATCTGTGACGTCTTGAGGCGAAACGGCAAAAGCAACGCGTTGAAAATTGCGAAAGAAATCAAACTTGATAAACCCATCGTGAACAAACATCTGTACAACCTAGAGAGATCAAAACATGTGGTCAAAACTGACGAACTGCCTCCAGTTTGGGATCTTCTGGAGAAGAAGAAAGAGATCAAACAGACACTCAAACCAGAGCAAAAGCCTCAGAAGACAAGTGAGGAGAAACATGTGGAGGATCTGCTGAGATCAGGAGCTTTAAAAGCCAGTCACATCGCCAGAGACCTGCGACAGTCAACACAAACCATCAACAAACAGCTGTACAGTATGATGCAGAAGGGAAGAGTCCAGAAATGTAGCGTAAGCAACTTGTGGAGTCTGAATGAGGAGTGGAGCGAGGAAAGTTCCAGCCAAGAGAG TGATTCATGTCTACAAGACAGTAAACCAGGCTCACATTCAGA GTTATTTGAAATGATCACAGAGCTTGGTGATGGAGGCTATGGTTGCGTTTATAAAGTGAAACATAAAATTGATGGCAAAATCTATGCTTTGAAGAAGGTCATCTTAACCAG gaaAGCTGATTCTGAGGTGAAGGCACTGGCCCAACTGGATCACCCAAACATAGTGCGTTACATTACATCTTGGCCTGGTCCTGACATCTGGACATCAAACCAGCAAAGAAACCAAGTGTCTAC cagaacatatttatttattcagatggAGTTCTGTGAGAGAGGAACACTGACTGATTGGATACAGGCGAGAAATGATCTGAAAAAATATAGAACTAGAGTGGAAATccataaaatattttctgaaattatCACTGGAGTGGAATACATCCATGCAAAAAATCTCATCCACAGAGACTTAAag CCTGATAACATACTGTTTGTTGCTGATGGGAAAGTGAAGATCGGAGACTTTGGGCTGGTGGCGGCCCAGACCGATCAGAATGGTGACCCTATAGAGAGGTCAAAGAGAAAAGGAACACCACCATATATGAGTCCTGAGCAG GAAAATAAGAAGAATTATGAtgaaaaaacagacatttttCCCCTTGGACTCATATGGTTTGAGATGCTCTGGAAAATATCTACTGGGATGGAGAGAGTGAAG CTGTGGTCAGATCTGAGAAATCAAAGGTTTCCAGAAGGGTTCAGTGACGAATATTCAGCTGAA AGTACATTCATTATGAAGATGCTGTCATATTCACCAGAGGACAGGCCTCATGCAAAAGATATaaaaagagatcttcagatgtttTTCTCTCTGGAACAGGATCTGTTAAGCCAGAAAACAGTTTGA